In the Sulfitobacter pacificus genome, one interval contains:
- a CDS encoding Hint domain-containing protein: protein MVAASELPINTVREGTTATQMAQTIFGEGVTVTGATYYGDRDSAGIYTGGDAVAPGVTPGDTGIIMSTGNAQDFTNSSGQANQNTNTSTNTSGTNNHGQYNAAAGARTYDASTLDVDFIPDTNIMTMQFVFSSEEYPEFENSIYQDFVGVWINGSLVPMDVGNGDVDPGNVNTANNINMYVNNQNDDFNTEMDGFTITLTLTMNVNAGVTNSMRIAIADVADTNYDSNLLIAGDSVQTGLVALSDNIDLFPDGDKVIDVLANDINNGPGTLTITHINGVQVVAGDTITLPTGQTVELNADGTFTVTGDGDVENFNFTYTIDNGINTDVGFVNATGVPCFVAGTMIATPDGERPAETLVPGDLVLTQDDGPQPLRWIGTREVAATGDFAPIHIRANTFGVHRDLLVSPLHRVLIRDNLAELLFGEAEVLIAARDLVNDRSVRRRAGGEVTYVHLLFDRHQVVFSEGLETESFLPGPQTTKSFEREVVDEICAIFPEIDPETGQGYSPAARRTLKRYEADLLRATKVA from the coding sequence ATGGTAGCAGCATCAGAGCTTCCGATTAACACAGTGCGCGAGGGTACCACGGCGACCCAAATGGCACAGACCATCTTTGGCGAAGGCGTTACCGTAACCGGGGCCACATATTATGGCGACCGCGACAGCGCTGGTATCTATACAGGCGGGGATGCGGTGGCACCAGGCGTGACCCCCGGGGACACCGGCATTATCATGTCGACCGGGAACGCGCAGGATTTCACCAACTCCTCTGGTCAGGCCAACCAAAATACCAACACCTCGACAAATACTTCCGGGACAAACAACCACGGTCAATACAACGCGGCGGCTGGCGCACGGACCTATGACGCCTCAACGCTGGATGTAGACTTCATCCCTGACACAAACATCATGACGATGCAGTTTGTCTTTTCTTCCGAGGAATACCCCGAATTTGAAAATTCGATCTATCAGGATTTCGTAGGCGTCTGGATCAACGGCAGCTTGGTCCCGATGGATGTCGGGAATGGCGATGTTGATCCCGGCAACGTCAATACTGCCAACAACATCAACATGTACGTCAACAACCAGAATGACGATTTCAACACAGAGATGGACGGGTTCACCATCACCTTGACCTTGACGATGAACGTCAACGCCGGGGTAACGAACTCCATGCGCATCGCAATCGCGGATGTGGCGGATACCAATTACGATTCAAACCTGCTGATCGCTGGCGATTCTGTGCAGACAGGTCTGGTGGCCTTGTCGGACAACATTGACCTGTTCCCAGACGGGGACAAGGTGATCGATGTTCTGGCCAATGATATCAACAACGGGCCCGGCACGCTGACCATCACTCACATCAACGGCGTTCAGGTGGTGGCAGGTGACACGATCACCCTGCCCACCGGTCAAACTGTTGAATTAAACGCTGACGGAACATTCACGGTCACCGGCGATGGTGACGTCGAAAATTTCAACTTCACCTATACAATTGACAATGGCATCAACACCGATGTGGGTTTTGTAAACGCCACCGGTGTGCCCTGTTTCGTTGCCGGCACAATGATCGCCACACCTGATGGAGAACGCCCCGCCGAAACCCTTGTGCCCGGTGATCTTGTGTTGACCCAGGACGACGGCCCCCAACCGTTGCGCTGGATCGGGACACGGGAAGTTGCAGCAACCGGCGACTTTGCCCCGATCCATATCCGCGCCAACACCTTTGGGGTGCACCGCGATCTGCTGGTGTCACCTCTGCACCGCGTATTGATCCGCGACAATCTGGCAGAGCTGTTGTTTGGTGAGGCCGAGGTGTTGATCGCCGCACGTGATCTGGTCAATGACCGCTCTGTCCGGCGCCGTGCCGGGGGAGAGGTGACCTACGTGCACCTGCTGTTTGATCGTCATCAAGTTGTGTTTTCAGAAGGTCTGGAAACAGAAAGCTTCCTGCCCGGCCCCCAAACCACCAAGAGTTTCGAG
- the dapE gene encoding succinyl-diaminopimelate desuccinylase: MPSVDPVALTAQLVRCASVTPANEGALEVLEELLTQAGFDCAWADRGGIRNLFARWGNKGNTRSFGFNGHTDVVPIGDAADWSMPPFGAEIKDGIMYGRGTTDMKSGVAAFAAAAVDFVRDTPPDGSIVIAITGDEEGDAIDGTTALLEHMEKNGERMDVCLVGEPTCPDVMGQMIKIGRRGSMTAWIKVVGTQGHSAYPHRANNPLPAMMRLMDRLASHELDAGTEHFDPSTLAVVTVDTGNAATNVIPATCSGTVNIRFNDTHSGESLTQWLEGKVTKIRSEFGVEVAMNIKVSGESFITPPGALSTLVANAVAAETGVTPELSTTGGTSDARFVKAHCPVVEFGLVGQSMHQVDEHVKVEHIHQLKAIYSRILKDYFA, encoded by the coding sequence ATGCCCTCCGTTGATCCCGTTGCCCTGACTGCACAATTGGTCCGCTGCGCCTCTGTGACCCCGGCGAATGAAGGCGCGCTGGAGGTCTTGGAGGAACTGCTGACACAGGCCGGGTTCGATTGCGCTTGGGCGGATCGTGGCGGTATTCGCAATCTGTTTGCCCGTTGGGGAAATAAAGGCAATACGCGGTCCTTCGGCTTCAACGGCCATACCGATGTGGTGCCCATTGGGGATGCTGCGGATTGGTCGATGCCACCCTTTGGCGCTGAAATCAAAGACGGGATCATGTACGGGCGTGGCACCACGGATATGAAATCCGGGGTTGCGGCCTTTGCTGCGGCTGCGGTGGATTTTGTCCGCGACACGCCACCCGATGGTTCGATTGTGATTGCTATCACCGGAGATGAAGAAGGGGACGCGATCGACGGCACCACCGCCCTGCTTGAGCATATGGAGAAAAACGGCGAGCGTATGGATGTCTGCCTTGTTGGTGAGCCGACATGCCCCGATGTAATGGGTCAGATGATCAAGATCGGGCGGCGCGGATCGATGACGGCGTGGATCAAGGTGGTCGGCACGCAAGGCCATTCGGCCTACCCCCATCGCGCCAATAATCCGCTGCCCGCGATGATGCGGTTGATGGATCGTTTGGCCTCGCATGAGTTGGATGCAGGCACCGAACATTTTGATCCATCTACCCTGGCCGTGGTGACGGTGGATACCGGAAACGCTGCAACAAATGTGATCCCTGCAACCTGTTCGGGTACCGTGAACATCCGCTTTAACGATACCCATTCCGGGGAGTCCCTGACCCAATGGCTTGAGGGCAAGGTGACAAAAATTCGCAGCGAATTTGGTGTCGAGGTTGCGATGAACATCAAAGTGTCCGGCGAAAGTTTTATCACCCCTCCCGGCGCGCTTTCCACCCTTGTTGCAAACGCCGTCGCCGCAGAAACTGGCGTCACGCCGGAGCTGTCCACCACGGGCGGCACTTCGGATGCGCGGTTTGTCAAAGCGCATTGTCCGGTGGTTGAATTCGGTCTTGTGGGGCAATCGATGCATCAGGTCGACGAACATGTGAAGGTTGAACATATTCACCAGCTGAAGGCGATCTATAGCCGTATCCTCAAGGATTACTTTGCATGA
- a CDS encoding GNAT family N-acetyltransferase, translating into MSVTISLTDDISACRTLRRIVFIDEQGVSEADEIDDLDDSCLHLLAIDGNIPVGTARIHIAKGLAKIGRVCVLKSHRGTGLGAALIRKALDVSRGKAAQAKLGAQTHALGFYEALGFVATGPVYDDAGIPHRDMLRDL; encoded by the coding sequence ATGAGTGTGACGATTTCCCTGACTGATGACATCAGCGCCTGTCGCACCCTGCGCCGGATTGTATTCATCGATGAACAGGGCGTGTCCGAAGCGGATGAAATTGACGATCTGGATGACAGCTGCCTGCATCTACTGGCGATTGACGGCAACATACCGGTTGGCACGGCGCGGATTCACATCGCCAAGGGGCTGGCCAAGATTGGCCGTGTTTGTGTGTTGAAATCCCATCGCGGCACCGGACTGGGGGCCGCTTTGATCCGCAAGGCGCTGGACGTGTCACGGGGCAAAGCCGCACAGGCGAAACTGGGCGCGCAGACCCATGCGCTTGGATTTTACGAGGCCTTGGGGTTTGTGGCGACCGGCCCGGTTTATGATGATGCGGGCATTCCCCACCGCGATATGCTGCGCGATCTATGA
- a CDS encoding TIGR04282 family arsenosugar biosynthesis glycosyltransferase — translation MKGTLIIMVKEPRPGRVKTRLGRDIGMTASAWWFRHQTRHLLRRLRDPRWDIVLAVSPDREGMQSRVWPRGFSRMPQGTGDLGARMARMLGRVQPGPACLIGADIPDITRTHIAQGFAALGNHDAVFGPAPDGGFWLVGLKHPHRQPPQFFKNVRWSSKDALADSIVTLPDHRIARIATLRDVDTMDDLPMT, via the coding sequence ATGAAAGGCACCTTGATTATCATGGTCAAGGAACCGCGCCCCGGTCGGGTGAAAACCCGGCTTGGGCGTGACATTGGCATGACGGCTTCCGCCTGGTGGTTTCGCCATCAAACGCGCCACCTGCTGCGCCGCCTGCGTGATCCGCGTTGGGATATCGTGCTGGCGGTCAGCCCCGACCGTGAAGGGATGCAAAGCCGCGTCTGGCCACGCGGATTTTCCCGTATGCCGCAAGGTACCGGTGATCTGGGTGCGCGGATGGCACGGATGTTGGGGCGGGTTCAACCTGGACCGGCCTGTCTGATCGGTGCGGATATTCCTGACATCACCCGGACTCACATTGCGCAGGGGTTTGCAGCGTTGGGCAATCATGATGCGGTGTTTGGACCCGCTCCTGACGGCGGTTTCTGGTTGGTTGGCCTGAAGCATCCGCACCGCCAACCACCACAGTTCTTCAAAAATGTGCGCTGGTCCAGCAAAGATGCGCTGGCAGATAGTATCGTGACCCTGCCGGATCATCGCATTGCCCGCATCGCGACCCTGCGTGATGTCGATACAATGGACGATTTGCCCATGACGTGA
- the rnr gene encoding ribonuclease R, with amino-acid sequence MNKIPSKAEILEWIEQNPTLTSKRDIAKAFGIKGSARIDLKQLLKELQAEGHLEKRKKSYQDPDRLPPVSVLMVTGPDSQGDLFAKPMEWHGEAREPNVLLIPKAGDPALGEGDRILARLTLVKDETHAYEGRLIRRIGTNPKKLLGIFRKRSEGGRIVPIDKGADREWTVGEGDINGAKDGELVEAEQAGPKGRMGLPKARITDRLGDPSAPKAVSLIAIHQHGIPDAFPDDVVAQADAAKPVGLKGREDLQELPLITIDPSDARDHDDACYAHADDDPKNEGGHVVWVAIADVAAYVAPDSALDREARKRGNSTYFPDRVVPMLPDRLSGDLCSLHEGVPRACIAVRMVLDAKGNKLSHSFHRGLMRSPASLHYEEVQDAIDGRPNQRTEPLLEPVLEPLYAAYAALKKARAERQPLDLDLPERRVELDEDGTVKSINFKDRLDAHRLIEEFMVLANVAAAETLLAKKVPLLFRIHEEPSPDKLESLRETAQASGFTLAKGQVLQTRHLNKLLNDAAGTDEAELINLSTLRSMTQAYYGPAHIGHFGLALKSYAHFTSPIRRYADLIVHRALITAHGWGKDGLRPEDFESLEQTGAHISDTERRSMVAERDTTDRYLASYLSERVGNEFTGRISGIARFGVFVKLDETGADGLLPMRALGREYFHHDAETQTLRGSDTGMVISLGQRVKVRLAEAVPVTGGISLELLELEDQKIKQGSRSPAGRNPRRKSHKAKRKKDKIKRKVSRTRR; translated from the coding sequence ATGAACAAAATACCCTCCAAAGCCGAGATTCTTGAGTGGATCGAACAGAACCCGACCCTGACCTCCAAACGTGACATCGCAAAGGCGTTTGGCATCAAAGGGTCCGCGCGGATCGATCTGAAACAGCTTCTTAAGGAGTTGCAGGCAGAGGGGCATCTGGAAAAACGCAAGAAATCCTATCAGGATCCTGACCGCCTGCCGCCTGTCTCTGTATTGATGGTCACCGGGCCGGACAGTCAGGGCGATCTGTTTGCCAAACCGATGGAGTGGCACGGCGAGGCCCGAGAACCAAACGTTCTGTTGATCCCCAAAGCTGGTGATCCCGCGCTGGGCGAAGGTGACCGTATTTTGGCGCGGCTGACCTTGGTCAAGGATGAGACCCACGCCTACGAAGGGCGATTGATCCGTCGGATCGGGACGAACCCGAAAAAGCTGCTGGGTATCTTTCGCAAACGCAGTGAAGGTGGGCGGATCGTGCCCATTGACAAGGGCGCGGATCGGGAATGGACGGTGGGCGAGGGCGACATCAACGGTGCCAAAGACGGTGAGTTGGTTGAGGCGGAGCAGGCCGGGCCGAAGGGCCGCATGGGTCTGCCCAAGGCGCGGATTACCGACCGCTTGGGCGACCCTTCTGCACCCAAGGCTGTTTCGCTGATCGCAATTCATCAGCATGGTATCCCTGATGCATTTCCCGATGATGTGGTGGCGCAGGCGGATGCTGCAAAACCTGTGGGGCTGAAAGGGCGCGAAGATCTACAAGAGCTGCCGTTGATCACGATTGATCCGTCAGATGCGCGCGATCACGATGATGCCTGCTACGCTCATGCGGATGACGATCCGAAGAACGAGGGCGGCCATGTTGTCTGGGTCGCGATTGCCGATGTGGCGGCTTATGTCGCGCCTGACTCTGCGCTGGACCGCGAGGCACGCAAGCGCGGCAATTCTACCTATTTTCCCGACCGTGTGGTGCCGATGTTGCCTGACCGCCTGTCTGGTGACCTTTGTTCGTTGCATGAAGGGGTGCCGCGCGCCTGTATTGCCGTACGCATGGTGCTGGACGCCAAGGGCAACAAACTGTCGCACAGTTTCCATCGCGGGCTGATGCGCTCGCCTGCGTCCTTGCATTACGAAGAGGTGCAGGATGCCATTGACGGGCGGCCAAACCAGCGCACAGAACCCTTGTTAGAGCCTGTATTAGAGCCGCTTTATGCTGCCTACGCTGCTTTGAAGAAAGCCCGTGCTGAACGCCAGCCGCTTGATCTGGATCTGCCGGAACGGCGTGTGGAGCTGGACGAAGATGGCACTGTCAAATCGATCAATTTCAAGGACCGGCTGGACGCGCACCGGTTGATTGAAGAGTTCATGGTGCTGGCCAATGTCGCCGCCGCAGAAACCCTTTTGGCCAAAAAGGTTCCGCTGCTGTTCCGCATCCATGAAGAACCCTCGCCTGACAAACTCGAAAGCCTGCGCGAGACGGCACAGGCATCCGGTTTTACACTGGCCAAGGGGCAGGTCTTGCAAACGCGGCATCTGAACAAGCTGCTGAATGACGCTGCCGGAACGGATGAGGCAGAGCTGATCAACCTCTCGACGCTGCGGTCCATGACACAGGCCTACTACGGCCCGGCCCATATCGGGCATTTTGGCCTGGCGTTGAAGTCCTATGCGCATTTCACTTCGCCCATTCGCCGCTACGCTGACCTGATTGTGCATCGTGCACTGATCACCGCCCATGGCTGGGGCAAGGACGGGTTGCGCCCAGAGGATTTCGAGAGCCTTGAGCAAACCGGTGCGCATATTTCCGACACGGAACGCCGGTCAATGGTGGCAGAACGCGACACAACAGATCGCTATCTTGCCTCTTACCTATCTGAACGTGTGGGCAACGAGTTTACTGGCCGGATCAGTGGCATCGCGCGGTTTGGCGTCTTTGTGAAACTTGATGAAACCGGTGCTGACGGGCTGCTGCCGATGCGGGCCTTGGGGCGCGAATACTTCCATCACGATGCGGAAACCCAGACCCTGCGCGGTTCTGACACCGGGATGGTCATCAGCCTTGGTCAGCGAGTCAAAGTGCGCCTGGCGGAAGCGGTGCCGGTCACTGGCGGCATATCGCTTGAACTGCTGGAACTTGAAGATCAGAAAATCAAGCAGGGCAGCCGTTCACCGGCAGGGCGCAACCCCCGCCGGAAATCCCATAAGGCCAAGCGCAAGAAGGATAAGATCAAGCGCAAAGTGTCGCGGACGCGGCGCTGA
- a CDS encoding glutathione S-transferase family protein translates to MITLITFAPSFGQPAASPFCIKAIWLLNMSGLAWTREDTADPRSMPKQKLPAIRVNDQIIPDSENIRSYLESQGADFDAGLSDMEKSTSRAFIRMAEEHMYFHVVMDRWGDDDVWPIIRDTYFAAIPKLLRGMITNKLRQTLMRGMHAQGLGRFTPQERLDRLEADLQAITTRLWHGPFLFGDRPTAADASVAAMLANMRATPGKTLMKMRIAEDEILCRYIDRASDAMNQPVSAASATLCA, encoded by the coding sequence ATGATCACCCTTATCACTTTCGCCCCATCCTTTGGGCAACCTGCCGCCAGCCCGTTCTGCATTAAAGCGATCTGGTTGCTCAATATGTCGGGTCTCGCCTGGACCCGCGAAGATACCGCTGATCCGCGCAGCATGCCCAAGCAAAAGCTGCCAGCAATCCGTGTGAACGATCAAATCATCCCTGACAGCGAGAACATTCGCAGCTATCTGGAATCACAGGGTGCTGATTTTGACGCGGGATTGTCGGACATGGAAAAATCCACCTCGCGTGCGTTTATCCGAATGGCCGAGGAACACATGTATTTTCACGTTGTCATGGACCGTTGGGGGGATGATGACGTCTGGCCCATCATCCGCGACACCTATTTCGCCGCCATCCCCAAACTGCTGCGCGGGATGATCACCAATAAACTGCGCCAGACACTGATGCGCGGCATGCATGCGCAGGGCTTGGGGCGGTTCACGCCGCAGGAACGTCTGGACCGGCTGGAGGCCGATTTGCAGGCGATCACCACGCGGCTCTGGCATGGTCCGTTTCTGTTCGGAGACAGGCCAACAGCGGCAGATGCATCCGTTGCGGCAATGCTGGCCAATATGCGCGCAACACCGGGTAAAACCCTGATGAAAATGCGGATCGCCGAGGATGAGATCCTGTGCCGCTATATCGACCGCGCAAGCGACGCGATGAACCAGCCGGTCAGCGCCGCGTCCGCGACACTTTGCGCTTGA
- a CDS encoding helix-turn-helix transcriptional regulator yields MTRTHRLFQLMTTLRRLPAPVRATQLADEMSTSLRTVYRDIDALRGLGAVIDGEAGFGYTLIEDAALPPLGFEDDELEALVLGLRDVTVIGDPALAKAAKTALAKITARVPPRQAHRLQHAILDARRFVRPDPPRIDVADLRAATWEEETVRFAYTDGAGVATTREVDPLGLVYFQDTNMLMAWCHLRRDFRVFRLDRMDELMRTGQSFRPRRVPLLREYTEILRAEALARAERRAER; encoded by the coding sequence ATGACCCGAACCCACCGTCTGTTCCAATTGATGACAACCCTGCGCCGGCTGCCCGCACCGGTCCGGGCGACACAGCTGGCGGATGAAATGAGCACGTCCTTGCGCACGGTCTACCGCGACATTGATGCGCTGCGCGGCCTGGGTGCGGTGATTGATGGCGAAGCGGGCTTTGGCTACACCTTGATTGAAGATGCCGCATTGCCGCCTTTGGGGTTTGAGGATGACGAGCTTGAGGCATTGGTGCTGGGGCTGCGCGATGTGACAGTGATTGGTGATCCGGCGCTGGCGAAAGCGGCCAAAACGGCGCTGGCCAAGATCACCGCACGGGTGCCGCCGCGACAGGCGCATCGTTTGCAACACGCCATTCTGGACGCCCGCCGCTTTGTGCGGCCTGACCCACCGCGCATTGACGTGGCTGATTTACGTGCCGCGACCTGGGAAGAGGAAACCGTGCGTTTCGCCTATACGGATGGTGCTGGCGTGGCGACCACGCGGGAGGTCGATCCGCTGGGGCTGGTTTATTTTCAGGACACGAACATGTTGATGGCATGGTGCCATTTGCGTCGTGATTTCAGGGTGTTCCGCTTGGACCGGATGGATGAACTTATGCGGACGGGGCAAAGTTTCAGGCCGCGCCGTGTGCCGCTGTTGCGGGAATACACAGAGATATTGCGGGCCGAAGCATTGGCGCGAGCGGAACGTCGCGCGGAGCGCTGA
- a CDS encoding lytic murein transglycosylase — MYRCAMLALVAVFLAAPVWAVGPETSIRPAERQAEKGQVSLSQTDAGLAEWVVGFRARALAQGIHAATFDAALEGVSYDPAIIKRDRNQAEFTKAIWDYLDTAVSDLRIESGRKVLGTWHDTLSRIEAQYGVEKEVIVAIWGLESAFGTFRGNAPVINGLATLAFDARRAEFFEGELIHALRILQEGDTTLAQMRGSWAGAMGHTQFMPSSFAAHAVDFDGDGKRNIWEDDPRDALASTGAYLKHFGWIKGQPWGVEVRLPAGFDHTLADRDITKLPGNWGQMGIVPVTGGLSDDDGPASILLPGGAEGAAFMIFANFAVLEKYNTADAYVIGVGHLSDRIKGGKAIEHSWPRHLRALSKPERIELQERLTAAGFDTVKIDAKMGPLTINAVRRFQKAKGLVPDGFPSLSILDRLRAL, encoded by the coding sequence ATGTATCGTTGTGCGATGTTGGCATTGGTCGCCGTTTTTCTGGCCGCGCCAGTTTGGGCCGTCGGGCCGGAAACCTCAATCAGACCGGCGGAACGTCAGGCAGAGAAGGGCCAAGTATCCCTTTCGCAAACGGATGCAGGTCTGGCGGAGTGGGTGGTCGGGTTTCGCGCCCGCGCTTTGGCGCAGGGGATCCATGCGGCGACATTTGATGCGGCACTTGAGGGGGTTTCATATGACCCGGCGATCATCAAACGCGACCGTAATCAGGCAGAGTTTACTAAGGCGATCTGGGACTATCTGGACACGGCTGTGTCCGATTTGCGGATTGAAAGCGGACGCAAGGTGCTTGGCACATGGCACGACACCTTGAGCCGGATCGAAGCGCAATATGGCGTGGAGAAAGAAGTAATTGTTGCAATCTGGGGTCTGGAAAGCGCGTTCGGTACATTTCGCGGCAATGCCCCGGTGATCAACGGGCTGGCGACATTGGCCTTTGATGCCCGGCGGGCTGAGTTCTTTGAAGGTGAATTGATTCACGCACTGCGCATCTTGCAAGAGGGCGATACCACATTGGCGCAGATGCGGGGCAGTTGGGCGGGTGCGATGGGGCATACCCAATTCATGCCTTCGTCTTTTGCCGCCCATGCGGTGGATTTTGACGGCGATGGCAAACGCAACATCTGGGAGGATGATCCGCGGGACGCCTTGGCCTCGACCGGGGCCTATCTGAAACATTTTGGCTGGATCAAAGGGCAACCCTGGGGCGTTGAAGTGCGTTTGCCAGCAGGATTTGACCATACGCTTGCAGATCGCGATATCACCAAACTGCCCGGTAATTGGGGACAGATGGGGATTGTGCCGGTGACAGGTGGGTTAAGTGATGATGACGGTCCTGCCTCGATCCTGTTGCCCGGAGGGGCAGAGGGGGCGGCATTTATGATTTTTGCAAATTTCGCGGTGCTTGAGAAATACAATACCGCTGATGCTTATGTGATAGGCGTGGGGCATCTAAGCGACCGTATTAAGGGGGGCAAAGCCATTGAACACAGCTGGCCGCGTCACTTGCGGGCGCTGAGCAAACCCGAGCGGATCGAGTTGCAGGAGCGGCTGACCGCAGCAGGGTTTGATACGGTCAAGATTGACGCCAAGATGGGGCCGCTGACGATCAACGCGGTGCGCAGATTTCAGAAAGCCAAGGGGCTGGTGCCCGATGGCTTTCCGTCGCTTTCAATATTGGATCGCCTGCGCGCATTGTAG
- a CDS encoding aspartate aminotransferase family protein, producing MSSVTNHLPTTELQALDAAHHMHPFTTGDELASKGARIITRAKGVYLTDSEGNEILDAMAGLWCVNLGYGRPEMGQVAMRQMNELPYYNTFFQTSHVPAIALAAELAKLAPGNLNHVFFAGSGSEANDTNLRMVRTYWAEKGQPEKSHIISRKNAYHGSSVGSGSLGGMTYIHEQGGMPIPGIHHIGQPDWWSEGGDQTPEAFGLARAQELEAKILELGEEKVAAFIGEPVQGAGGVVIPPATYWPEIQRICKKYNVLLIADEVICGFGRTGNWFGSETMGIQPDIMTIAKGLSSGYAPIGGSIVSDEIAEVINACEFNHGYTYSGHPVCAAVAMENLRIMQEEDMLSHIRNVAMPALHAALTDLGEHPLVGGVNVSGLMASLPLTPHKESRAKFASDGGTVGYMCREHCFANNLVMRHVGDRMIISPPLVITPEEIDIFAQRAKLALDATYKDLQDKDMLKAAS from the coding sequence ATGTCCTCAGTCACCAACCATCTGCCCACCACCGAGTTGCAAGCACTTGATGCCGCGCATCATATGCACCCTTTCACGACCGGTGATGAATTGGCCTCCAAGGGCGCGCGTATCATTACCCGTGCCAAAGGCGTTTACCTGACAGACAGCGAAGGTAACGAAATTCTGGATGCCATGGCCGGCCTGTGGTGTGTGAACCTTGGCTATGGCCGCCCTGAAATGGGGCAGGTCGCAATGCGCCAGATGAATGAACTGCCTTATTACAACACGTTTTTCCAAACCAGCCACGTGCCAGCCATCGCATTGGCTGCAGAATTGGCCAAACTCGCGCCGGGCAATCTGAACCACGTCTTCTTTGCAGGATCGGGGTCAGAGGCAAACGACACGAACCTGCGCATGGTGCGCACCTATTGGGCCGAAAAAGGCCAGCCGGAAAAGTCCCATATCATCAGTCGCAAGAATGCCTATCACGGCTCTTCCGTCGGCTCCGGCTCGTTGGGTGGCATGACTTATATCCACGAACAAGGCGGCATGCCGATCCCGGGCATCCACCACATCGGACAGCCGGATTGGTGGTCCGAAGGGGGCGATCAGACACCAGAGGCATTTGGCCTTGCCCGCGCACAGGAGCTCGAGGCGAAAATTCTGGAACTCGGTGAAGAAAAGGTTGCCGCCTTTATTGGGGAGCCGGTGCAGGGCGCTGGCGGGGTGGTCATTCCGCCCGCTACCTATTGGCCCGAAATCCAGCGTATCTGTAAGAAATACAATGTTTTGCTGATCGCGGACGAAGTGATCTGCGGCTTTGGCCGGACCGGCAATTGGTTTGGTTCCGAAACAATGGGCATCCAGCCCGACATCATGACCATCGCCAAAGGGCTGTCCTCCGGCTATGCACCGATTGGTGGGTCGATTGTCTCTGATGAGATTGCTGAGGTGATCAACGCCTGTGAATTCAACCACGGGTACACGTATTCCGGCCATCCGGTCTGTGCTGCTGTGGCGATGGAAAATCTGCGGATCATGCAAGAAGAAGATATGCTGTCACATATCCGAAATGTTGCCATGCCCGCGTTGCATGCTGCCTTGACCGATCTGGGCGAACACCCGCTGGTTGGCGGCGTGAATGTTTCCGGTTTGATGGCATCGCTGCCCCTGACCCCACATAAAGAAAGCCGTGCGAAATTTGCCTCCGATGGGGGCACTGTCGGCTATATGTGCCGCGAGCATTGCTTTGCCAATAATCTGGTGATGCGCCATGTGGGCGACCGGATGATCATTTCCCCCCCCCTCGTTATTACCCCGGAAGAGATCGATATCTTTGCCCAACGCGCCAAACTGGCGCTGGATGCGACCTATAAGGATCTCCAGGATAAGGATATGCTGAAAGCCGCGTCATAG
- a CDS encoding GntR family transcriptional regulator, which yields MNVEVITPTNPFVGPDTGKMPAHQAVYEKLRVMILFGDLAPGQAVTIQGLTDQLSVGMTPVREALRRLIAEGALTHQGNRRVSVPVLTPDCANELGFMRATLEPELARRAAVRLTPASLDAIAACDEDLNRAIAQGDVGGYLTHNYRFHAMIYEAANAPIMAATVDRLWLRFGPSLRVVCGRFGTNNLPDKHQDLLAALRLRDAEAAAKAMAEDVAQGVDQIFSALQDS from the coding sequence ATGAATGTGGAAGTGATCACCCCGACGAACCCCTTTGTCGGGCCGGATACAGGCAAAATGCCGGCGCATCAGGCGGTTTATGAAAAGCTGCGTGTGATGATTCTATTTGGCGATCTGGCTCCGGGTCAGGCTGTCACCATACAGGGCCTGACCGACCAGCTGAGCGTGGGCATGACCCCGGTGCGCGAGGCCTTGAGACGCCTGATTGCCGAAGGGGCGCTGACCCACCAAGGTAACCGTCGCGTCAGTGTGCCGGTCTTGACACCGGATTGCGCAAACGAGCTTGGATTTATGCGTGCAACGCTGGAACCTGAATTGGCACGCCGTGCTGCGGTGCGGCTGACGCCAGCATCACTTGATGCAATTGCCGCCTGTGACGAAGATCTTAACCGCGCCATTGCTCAGGGAGATGTTGGCGGCTACCTGACCCATAATTACCGATTTCATGCGATGATCTATGAAGCGGCAAACGCGCCGATCATGGCCGCAACGGTGGATCGGCTTTGGTTGCGGTTTGGCCCGTCATTGCGCGTGGTTTGTGGCCGGTTCGGCACCAACAACCTACCGGACAAACATCAGGACCTGCTGGCCGCTTTGCGTCTGCGCGACGCCGAAGCAGCAGCAAAGGCCATGGCAGAGGACGTGGCCCAGGGCGTTGATCAAATTTTTTCCGCACTTCAAGATAGCTAG